AGATGGTTTGTTTTTCGGAGCGCAACCTTCTCACAATCAAGGTATGGAAAGCGCAGAGAGTAATGAAACTGACGCTACTACCGATGGAGAAAATCAACAAATGGGGCTTGGATTTTGATGACGACTAGCCGGACGTTCGCACAGTGGATCGAGGATTTAGTGGCGAAGAAGTGCCTTAGACCACTCGATTATCAATTTGCAAAGTTTGTTGCCTCGATAGAGACCCAATACCCTGATGAAGTGATGTGGTTGGCGGCATTGGTAAGTGCTCAACTAGGTCAGGGGCACATATGTGTCAACTTAGACAGTGACCTCACAGAGCAGGCGTTGATGCCTTCACCGGATTTGATAGGTCTCTACGGCGCGGCAGCAGTCCCTCTAGAGGATAAAGTTGCCAAGGTTGATTGGTCGCTAGTCATTGATAAGGCATCAACCATTAGCCAGCTTGAGGCAGAGAATGCACAGTTGGCGACAGTGACGCCTTTAGTTTGGCAGCATCATCGTCTCTATTTGCAGCGCTATTTTACGTACGAACAGACCATTGCCGAGCGTTTGCTTGCCATGGCCACGCCTATTGAGCTTTCAACTTCGCAGATTCAATCTGCGGCGACCATGCTTGACCAGCTATTCGCGCGCGAGTATCACTACCTCTATTCTGCGCTAGTCAATCAATCGAAAGGGTCGAGTAATCAGGTCTCGCGCCAGCAGATCGTTTGTGACTTTCTCGATGTGATAGACGAGCAAGCCATAGATTGGGAGCGAGTAGAAAGTACTCTAAGTGCTGCGCGCTCAGCATCCGACTTACAGCCTCTAGACAGCGTGATACCTCTAACCGCTTGCCTCAACTGGCAGAAAGTGGCCGCTGCGGTGGCACTGACTAGGCGTTTTGCGGTGATTTCTGGTGGGCCTGGAACGGGCAAAACCACCACTGTCACCAAATTGCTCGCCGCTATGGTCAATCAGGCGAATCAACAGGGAGAGTCGCCGACGATTAAGCTGGTAGCGCCAACGGGTAAGGCAGCCGCGCGATTGACGGAGTCTATTGGTAAGGCCGTTGACTCATTGGCATTAGACCCTGAGCTTAAGGCGAGTATTCCGACCGAATCGAGTACACTGCATCGTTTATTAGGCGCTATTACTGGACGAGTTGAATTTAGGCACAATCAATCCAATCCATTGCATTTGGATGTGTTGGTGCTTGATGAAGCCTCCATGGTCGATCTGCCGATGATGCATCGACTGTTGGATGCACTGCCGTCTCATGCGCGGCTGATATTGCTAGGTGACAAAGATCAGCTCGCGTCAGTAGAGGCTGGGGCCGTGTTGTCTGATATCTGTGATTTTTCATCGCATGGCTACAGTGCAAAACAGAACGATCGTATCCGTGCGCTTACTCAGTTTGACTGTCAACGTGGCGAGGTGGCAAAAACGTCGGTTTCGCCATTGGCAGATAGCTTATGTGTGCTGCAAAAAAGCTATCGTTTCGATGCGCGCTCTGGCATCGGACAACTTGCTAAGCAGGTGAACGCTGCGAGCAGCAGAGGCTTTGAGCAAGTTTGGCAAAAAGGGTTCGATGATATTGAGTGGATGGCGCTAAGTGGAGATAGTTATCAAAAGCTCATCGATCGTTTGGTGCGCGCCTATCAGCCCTACTTGACGGATGCGAGAAATGCTTCGCCCGCGAGTGAGTCGTTAGCGAGTCACGAGGCGTTAGTGAATTGGCAACAGTCGTTAGCTCGTTCGGTTTTGAATGCCTTTGCAAAAGCTAGATTGCTCTGCGCGGTTCGTGATGGTGATTTTGGGGTGACAGGACTAAACCAGCGCACGGAATCTCGCTTGAAACAGCGCGGATTGATCCCCCGTGGTGAGGAGCTTTGGTATATTGGCCGACCACTAATGGTGACAAAAAACGACCATGGTCTTGGGCTCTATAACGGTGATATTGGTATTTGTTTATGGGACTTTAGTGCTGATACACCAAGGCTTAAAGTGTTCTTTGAACTGCCTGATGGAAGCATCAAGTCAGTACTGCCAAGCCGAATGCCAGAGCACGAAACGGCATACGCAATGACCATCCATAAGTCTCAGGGCAGTGAATTTGCTCATACCTTTATGATTTTGCCAGCTGATTTTAGTCCGTTGTTGACCAAAGAGCTGATCTATACCGGTATTACGAGGGCGAAATCGCGTTTTAGCTTAGTCGCAGATGGCAAAGTCGTCGGTAAAGGTATTCGTCACAAGACATTAAGGCACAGTGGGTTAGCGCTGAGGTTGAGGTAGTTTGGTAAGGCGAGAAACAATGCCTACCTTCCATGGTAGTGCACTCTCGACGTCTAGTTAAAGACTTCGGAATAGGTGATGTGGTTGATCCGATACTGCTCTTGGTAAACCTTCATTAGTGATTTGACCTTTTCGGATACGGGGAAGACACAATGGACATTGTGTCCTTCTAGGAAGTGGTTTTCTGCCATGTCCCAGAAGCTTTGAATAGAATTGCAAATAACTGTTCGCATAGATGTCACTCTTAGAGTTTTGGTGTTCACCTAGCAATCCTTGCACTGCCCGCCAGCTTGTTGCTTTTTGGGAGTCCTGTCACACTTACTGCTGTAACTTGGGCGAATTTTAGACAGTTATTGGCGAGTTGTAAAACAATTTGTGCCAATTAATGACAGCAATCGATTTCATACAACCAATAGTCGTCATCAATGGAATCTGAGCGCAATTTACTACACGGTAACTGAAAGGATTTTCGAGCGACGCTGCAAATTGTATAAGTCCTGTTTCGCCATCGGCAGCGACTCCACGCCCACCTCAAAGAAGCCTTGTTCCCTAAACCAGTGCAAGCTATGAGTGGTGAGCACGAAGATATGCTCTATCCCCTTCATTTTTGACTGCTGCTTCATATGGTTAAGTAATAATACGCCTCGGTTACCATCACGATAGTCGGGGTGAATGGCAACGCAGGCCATCTCTGCCATTTTCTCTTGCAGATAAGGGTAGAGGGCGGCGCAGCCAATCACTAAGCCATCTTTTTCTATGATGGTGAATTGGTGTATCTCTTGCTCGAGTTGTTCTCTAGAGCGGCGGACCAGTATCCCTTTTTCCTCGAGCGGCCTAATGAGTTCAAAGATGCCGCCGATATCATCAATATCGGCTTGTCTGACTTGCTCAGCGCTCGCCATGACGATTTGAGTACCGATACCATCGATAGAGAAGAGTTCTTGGATAAGGGCTCCGTCAATTTTGTAACTGATCAGGTGGCAACGTGGAATACCCGCTCGGCACGCAGACTGCGCACCGCGCAGAAAGCGCAGCGTACCACTGCTTTGACCTTCGTCAGCAAGTTCATTGGCTTCAAATTTCTCAATAAGCTCATTGACTTCGCTTGGAAACAGCTCAGCAATGGCATTGCCTGCTTCATCAAGTACACCTTGCTCAGAGCAAAAGCCAATCAGTTTATCAGCATTTAATTTGATCGCGACTTGGGTCGCCACTTCTTCAGAGAGAAGGTTAAAGGTTTCTCCGGTCACGGAGCCAGCCACAGGCCCTAGCAGCACGATAGAGCCCTGGTCGAGAACTTGGTTAATGCCTTGAATATCGATACGGCGAACACGACCGCTGTGGCAATAGTCGATGCCATCATCGACGCCCAGCGGTTGAGCAATAACGAAGTTGCCGCTGACCACGTTAAGTTGATTGCCCGCCATTGGGGTGTTATTGAGGCTCATAGAGAGGCGTGCGGTGATATCAAGTTGAAGACGTCCCGTGGCCTGCATAACGTAGTCGAGACACTTCTCCGTCGTGACTCGAATCCCTTTGTGATAAGGGCAATGGCAATCGTTGTTCTCGAGTAGTTGATTAATTTGAGGGCGAGCGCCGTGTACCAATATCAGTTTGACACCAAGGCTGTGCAGCAATGCAATATCGCTCACAATATTCGTGAAGTTTTTGTCAGTGAATGCTTCACCGCCCAGCATTATAACCATGGTTTTGTTGCGGTGTGCATTAACGTATGGAGTGGACTGCCGAAATCCTTTTACTAAGGCGGTACTACGGATCTTCACAATAATTACTCTTAGATTATTTATGTTGAAATAATGACTTTTTATTCAAGGACGTGCAAGGAAAATTTTGATTAAGCGTTGAGATGAGGTTGCTCATGCAAACCATAGGTGACAATATGAGTAAGGAAGCACAAGAAGGCAGATTATGAGTGACGGCAAAGAGAGTAGTATTGTCAGCGGCGTGAACGTGAATGTCGCTCAAAAGAGCGCAGTCAAACCCAATAAATGGCTGGAGCGAACATTAATCTTGCTCGCGCTGGTGGGGACTTTTGCAGTGGTTGGCCTGTATCAGGATCTATTTGGTCGCGTTCATCAACAGATTAACCCTAAAGCGGCGGTGTATGGTTTGTGGCAGGAGAAAGATGTCGCTCCGTTTGCCAGGGAGTCGTTTGAGCTCCGAGAAAATCGGGTGGTGATCAACAACAGAGTTGTGGCAACGTCATTTGAGGTGTCTTCATCAGAGCTTTGGTTTAACGTTGGCGTCACTGAATATCGTTATCAGTTTCTCGATAGAAACAAGACAGAAATTCGCCAACTGTCACCAGCGCACTACAAGCCCACGTTTGTTTTGTCAGGAAAACACAAAAAAGACCTGAGATAACCCTCGGTTTTATTGCGATTTATTATAGAGTTTGCCATTCTGAAAGCACGATACATAAGGAATGACTAACTTGATCAAACGTATTTTGCCTCTAGCTTCCGTTTTACTGGTTTTTGGTTGTGCGCAAACAGAACGAGCGCAGCAATATCAGGACGGAGAGTTCACTAGCCTTCTCAATAAAACCGAGCAGATTGAATCCAACAAGCCTCGTAATTTTCAAACCTTTGCTGCGCAAGCCGATGAGGTGGTCAAAGCCTCTCCTTCGATGGCGGAAACCTATCAGCCACTCTATGAACAGCTTGAAGCCTGGGCGGTTCAAAGCGGCGATCCCAAGCAACTTGCTAACTATGGTGTACAAGCTGCTCAATTAGGCGGTGGAGATAATAAAGGCAATGTGCTGTTTACCGGTTATTTTTCACCGGTTATGGAGCTTAGACACAAACCTGATGAAACCTTCAAGTACCCAGTTTATTCACTTCCAGATTGCCAACAAGAGTGTCCAACGCGCGCTGAAATCTATGGTGGTGCGCTCAATGGTCAAGGGTTAGAACTTGGCTATGCAGACAATCTTATCGACCCATTCATCATGGAGGTGCAAGGCAGTGGCTTTGTACACTTTGGTGATGACGACACGCTGGAGTATTTCGCTTACGCAGGTAAGAACAACAAAGCGTATGTGAGCATTGGTCGAGTGCTTATCGAACGTGGAGAAGTGCCAAGAGAGCAGATGTCAC
This window of the Vibrio maritimus genome carries:
- the recD gene encoding exodeoxyribonuclease V subunit alpha; this encodes MTTSRTFAQWIEDLVAKKCLRPLDYQFAKFVASIETQYPDEVMWLAALVSAQLGQGHICVNLDSDLTEQALMPSPDLIGLYGAAAVPLEDKVAKVDWSLVIDKASTISQLEAENAQLATVTPLVWQHHRLYLQRYFTYEQTIAERLLAMATPIELSTSQIQSAATMLDQLFAREYHYLYSALVNQSKGSSNQVSRQQIVCDFLDVIDEQAIDWERVESTLSAARSASDLQPLDSVIPLTACLNWQKVAAAVALTRRFAVISGGPGTGKTTTVTKLLAAMVNQANQQGESPTIKLVAPTGKAAARLTESIGKAVDSLALDPELKASIPTESSTLHRLLGAITGRVEFRHNQSNPLHLDVLVLDEASMVDLPMMHRLLDALPSHARLILLGDKDQLASVEAGAVLSDICDFSSHGYSAKQNDRIRALTQFDCQRGEVAKTSVSPLADSLCVLQKSYRFDARSGIGQLAKQVNAASSRGFEQVWQKGFDDIEWMALSGDSYQKLIDRLVRAYQPYLTDARNASPASESLASHEALVNWQQSLARSVLNAFAKARLLCAVRDGDFGVTGLNQRTESRLKQRGLIPRGEELWYIGRPLMVTKNDHGLGLYNGDIGICLWDFSADTPRLKVFFELPDGSIKSVLPSRMPEHETAYAMTIHKSQGSEFAHTFMILPADFSPLLTKELIYTGITRAKSRFSLVADGKVVGKGIRHKTLRHSGLALRLR
- the mltA gene encoding murein transglycosylase A, with protein sequence MIKRILPLASVLLVFGCAQTERAQQYQDGEFTSLLNKTEQIESNKPRNFQTFAAQADEVVKASPSMAETYQPLYEQLEAWAVQSGDPKQLANYGVQAAQLGGGDNKGNVLFTGYFSPVMELRHKPDETFKYPVYSLPDCQQECPTRAEIYGGALNGQGLELGYADNLIDPFIMEVQGSGFVHFGDDDTLEYFAYAGKNNKAYVSIGRVLIERGEVPREQMSLKAIKDWVMKQDEKTVQALLEENSSFVFFKSLDAAPVRGTAGIPLLPMASVAGDRSAFPMGTPILAEVPLLNADGTWSGAHELRLLIVLDTGGAVKGNHFDLYHGIGDFAGTQAGHYKHFGRVWKLGLENSATENPWGDSEETQSPQADPATN
- the argA gene encoding amino-acid N-acetyltransferase, with amino-acid sequence MKIRSTALVKGFRQSTPYVNAHRNKTMVIMLGGEAFTDKNFTNIVSDIALLHSLGVKLILVHGARPQINQLLENNDCHCPYHKGIRVTTEKCLDYVMQATGRLQLDITARLSMSLNNTPMAGNQLNVVSGNFVIAQPLGVDDGIDYCHSGRVRRIDIQGINQVLDQGSIVLLGPVAGSVTGETFNLLSEEVATQVAIKLNADKLIGFCSEQGVLDEAGNAIAELFPSEVNELIEKFEANELADEGQSSGTLRFLRGAQSACRAGIPRCHLISYKIDGALIQELFSIDGIGTQIVMASAEQVRQADIDDIGGIFELIRPLEEKGILVRRSREQLEQEIHQFTIIEKDGLVIGCAALYPYLQEKMAEMACVAIHPDYRDGNRGVLLLNHMKQQSKMKGIEHIFVLTTHSLHWFREQGFFEVGVESLPMAKQDLYNLQRRSKILSVTV
- a CDS encoding DUF2850 domain-containing protein translates to MSDGKESSIVSGVNVNVAQKSAVKPNKWLERTLILLALVGTFAVVGLYQDLFGRVHQQINPKAAVYGLWQEKDVAPFARESFELRENRVVINNRVVATSFEVSSSELWFNVGVTEYRYQFLDRNKTEIRQLSPAHYKPTFVLSGKHKKDLR